From one Bacillus sp. FJAT-42376 genomic stretch:
- the yhaM gene encoding 3'-5' exoribonuclease YhaM produces the protein MSKGVMHFDVGEQVDLYLLIKSSTKGVASNGKPFLTLILQDQSGEIEAKLWDASQGDEQTYSAQGIVKIAGDIHHYRGRNQLKIKNIRPLNDHESFDVGDFLETAPLKKDEMMNTITQYIFEMKNPNIQRITRHLVKQHQQELLEYPAATKNHHEFVSGLAYHVVSMLNLAKSIAALYPSLDTDLLYAGVILHDLGKVTELSGPVSTTYTVEGNLLGHISIMVNEVAQAAKELGIDSEEVVILQHLILSHHGKAEWGSPKPPMIKEAEILHYIDNLDAKMNMLDRALERVKPGEFSERVFALENRSFYKPVFHN, from the coding sequence ATGTCTAAAGGAGTTATGCATTTTGATGTAGGGGAGCAGGTTGATCTTTATCTGCTCATCAAATCATCCACGAAAGGGGTAGCAAGCAACGGAAAGCCCTTTTTGACCCTCATCCTCCAGGATCAGAGCGGGGAAATCGAAGCGAAGCTGTGGGATGCAAGCCAGGGAGATGAGCAAACCTACAGTGCTCAGGGAATTGTAAAAATCGCAGGGGATATTCATCATTACAGAGGAAGAAATCAGCTGAAAATCAAAAACATCCGTCCGCTGAATGACCATGAATCTTTTGATGTCGGGGACTTTCTGGAAACCGCTCCGCTGAAAAAGGACGAGATGATGAATACCATTACCCAATACATTTTTGAAATGAAAAACCCGAACATCCAGAGAATCACGAGGCACTTAGTGAAGCAGCATCAGCAGGAGCTTCTGGAGTATCCGGCTGCAACGAAAAACCATCATGAATTTGTTTCCGGACTCGCCTATCACGTGGTTTCTATGCTGAATCTGGCTAAGTCAATCGCCGCCCTCTATCCGTCGCTTGACACAGACCTTCTTTATGCGGGAGTCATTCTGCATGACTTAGGGAAAGTAACCGAACTGAGCGGACCGGTCAGTACAACTTACACGGTAGAAGGTAATCTGCTTGGCCATATTTCCATTATGGTGAATGAAGTCGCACAGGCTGCGAAAGAGCTGGGCATTGATTCAGAAGAAGTGGTCATTTTACAGCATCTCATTCTGTCTCATCACGGCAAAGCAGAATGGGGAAGTCCAAAGCCGCCGATGATTAAAGAAGCAGAGATCCTTCATTATATTGATAACCTGGATGCCAAAATGAATATGCTCGACCGTGCCCTGGAACGGGTGAAGCCGGGTGAGTTTTCAGAACGGGTTTTTGCGCTGGAAAACCGCTCCTTCTACAAGCCGGTTTTTCATAACTAG
- a CDS encoding sporulation YhaL family protein, whose protein sequence is MLTLPWWIYLCMGGVLFSGFKFVTLSREDKRTDTEFIEQEGQIYLERMKAERERRKLEKMSV, encoded by the coding sequence ATGCTGACATTGCCTTGGTGGATTTACCTGTGCATGGGCGGAGTGCTCTTCAGCGGTTTTAAATTTGTCACGCTGTCGAGAGAAGATAAGCGGACCGATACAGAGTTTATTGAACAGGAAGGCCAGATTTATCTGGAACGGATGAAAGCGGAACGAGAACGAAGAAAGCTTGAAAAAATGTCGGTTTAA
- a CDS encoding cold-shock protein — MLEGTVKWFNAEKGFGFIEREDGDDVFVHFSAIQGEGFKTLEEGQKVTFEIVQGNRGDQAANVEKA, encoded by the coding sequence ATGTTAGAAGGTACAGTTAAGTGGTTTAATGCAGAAAAAGGTTTCGGTTTCATCGAGCGCGAAGATGGCGACGATGTATTCGTACATTTCTCCGCTATCCAAGGCGAAGGTTTCAAAACTCTAGAAGAAGGCCAAAAAGTTACATTTGAAATCGTTCAAGGTAACCGTGGCGATCAAGCTGCTAACGTAGAAAAAGCATAA
- a CDS encoding peptidylprolyl isomerase, producing the protein MKKMAIAAITATSLFTLGACSNGAAGGGGSDVVAETKAGNVTKDELYEAMKSRAGEQVLTELVHNKVLGEKYKVSKDEIKKELETIKAQYGAEQIDMLVKEQGQAAVDNMVKTELLRKKAAEAEAKVSEDDIKKYHESLKDKVKASHILVKDEKTAKEVKTKLDGGAKFEDLAKEYSQDPSAQNGGTLGWFGKGQMVPEFETAAFKLKEGEVSAPVKTQYGYHIIRIDETYKPYDQMKKSLEKEVKEQKTQDPATMQKAIDKALKDAKVEVKDKKLKDTFKAPEQPAMPAQPAQ; encoded by the coding sequence ATGAAAAAAATGGCTATAGCGGCTATTACAGCGACGAGCCTTTTCACTCTCGGCGCATGCAGCAATGGAGCAGCAGGCGGAGGCGGTTCCGATGTTGTGGCTGAGACGAAAGCTGGAAACGTTACAAAGGACGAGCTTTACGAAGCTATGAAATCCCGTGCAGGTGAACAGGTCCTTACTGAACTTGTTCATAACAAAGTACTGGGTGAAAAATACAAAGTATCAAAAGATGAAATTAAAAAAGAGCTTGAAACGATTAAAGCTCAGTATGGTGCGGAGCAAATTGACATGCTTGTCAAGGAGCAGGGCCAGGCAGCCGTAGACAATATGGTTAAAACAGAGCTTTTGCGCAAAAAAGCCGCTGAAGCTGAGGCTAAAGTATCCGAAGATGATATTAAAAAGTATCATGAGAGCTTAAAAGATAAAGTGAAGGCTAGCCATATTCTTGTTAAAGATGAGAAAACGGCGAAAGAAGTAAAAACGAAGCTTGACGGCGGGGCGAAATTTGAAGACCTTGCCAAAGAATATTCTCAGGATCCATCTGCTCAAAACGGCGGAACCCTTGGCTGGTTCGGCAAAGGCCAAATGGTACCGGAATTCGAAACAGCTGCGTTTAAACTGAAAGAAGGCGAAGTCAGCGCTCCTGTAAAAACACAATACGGCTACCATATCATCCGTATTGATGAGACGTACAAGCCATATGATCAGATGAAGAAGAGCCTGGAGAAAGAAGTAAAAGAACAGAAAACCCAGGATCCTGCAACGATGCAGAAGGCTATCGACAAAGCCCTTAAAGACGCAAAGGTCGAAGTCAAAGATAAAAAACTTAAAGATACATTTAAAGCCCCTGAACAGCCTGCAATGCCTGCTCAGCCGGCTCAATAA
- a CDS encoding YjcZ family sporulation protein, translating into MGGYNSGFALIVVLFILLIIVGAAYIC; encoded by the coding sequence ATGGGAGGATATAATTCCGGCTTTGCGTTAATTGTTGTTCTATTTATTTTGCTGATTATTGTGGGTGCAGCATACATCTGCTAG
- a CDS encoding YjcZ family sporulation protein → MGGSYGGGFALIVVLFILLIIVGAAWL, encoded by the coding sequence ATGGGCGGTTCTTACGGCGGAGGTTTCGCGTTAATCGTTGTACTTTTCATTTTGTTGATCATCGTTGGTGCAGCTTGGCTATAA
- a CDS encoding DUF3267 domain-containing protein, producing the protein MNCWKTIDLSKDYGFQRLFLYFIFASITAFIALYLPLSMVDARQKLDAGHIFYFLLILILILPVHKLLHALPLILCGNVPKMKMEYAAMIPIIRLKPCVKLSKQVMLATLLLPFFILTAACIQASLIMPEYVHYFCLAAALHIGWCVPDLIYARQVMAAPRTCMVEEDRNALEILIEK; encoded by the coding sequence ATGAACTGCTGGAAAACCATCGACCTGTCGAAAGATTATGGATTTCAGCGTCTCTTTTTGTATTTCATTTTTGCCTCCATTACCGCTTTTATCGCACTTTACCTTCCTCTGTCGATGGTAGATGCGAGGCAAAAGCTGGATGCCGGCCATATCTTTTATTTTTTGCTTATTCTCATTCTTATTCTGCCTGTGCATAAACTTCTTCATGCCCTCCCGCTTATTCTGTGCGGAAATGTCCCGAAAATGAAGATGGAATACGCAGCCATGATTCCAATTATACGGTTAAAGCCATGCGTTAAACTATCAAAACAGGTGATGCTCGCTACCCTGCTGCTTCCTTTCTTTATTCTAACAGCAGCATGCATCCAGGCAAGCCTGATCATGCCTGAGTACGTTCATTATTTCTGTTTAGCGGCAGCCCTTCATATCGGCTGGTGCGTGCCCGATTTAATCTATGCGCGGCAGGTTATGGCAGCTCCCCGCACCTGCATGGTCGAAGAAGACCGAAACGCACTGGAAATTTTAATAGAAAAATAG